The following proteins come from a genomic window of Geomonas sp. RF6:
- a CDS encoding S41 family peptidase: protein MPSKRLAGIAAAAAVVLVVAVLTVVPRLTKMATTAKDTDYLQLFQEAYTAVRTHYVEKVDDKKLMQGAISGMLSALDPHSTYLPVQDFNEMQVHIAGAFGGVGIELGMQNGKLFVNAPLEDTPAFRAGILAGDMIWKIDGHLTQGMTINDAVSRMRGTPGTPVTLGILRDGSPTPLKFHLVRATIKTRSLKGRLLEPGFAYIAIAEFQERTAEDFKAALQRLHAENGGPFRGLILDLRYNPGGLVEQAFLVADRFIGEGASENGLIVTTKGREPSSERSLSAYMGKKEPHYPMVVLVNGGSASASEIVAGALQDHKRAVIMGTQSFGKGSVQSIMQLRNGDGLKLTTARYYTPSGRSIQAKGITPDIVVEMRKQAPVKKKDEDELREKDLDGHMLELDDHPAKGTAKAVELKESEILAKDYQLSRALELLKGVDLMGASLKK from the coding sequence ATGCCCTCAAAACGTCTTGCAGGTATTGCAGCAGCCGCAGCGGTCGTGCTCGTCGTTGCGGTTCTCACGGTGGTGCCCCGTCTGACGAAGATGGCTACCACAGCAAAGGACACCGACTACCTGCAGCTTTTCCAGGAGGCGTACACCGCCGTACGCACCCACTACGTGGAAAAGGTCGATGACAAGAAACTGATGCAAGGCGCCATCAGCGGCATGCTCTCCGCTCTCGACCCGCACAGCACCTACCTCCCGGTGCAGGATTTCAACGAGATGCAGGTGCATATAGCCGGAGCCTTCGGTGGTGTCGGGATCGAGCTGGGCATGCAAAACGGCAAGCTCTTCGTCAATGCCCCGCTGGAGGACACACCCGCTTTCCGCGCGGGGATTCTCGCCGGCGACATGATCTGGAAGATCGACGGACATCTCACCCAGGGGATGACTATCAACGACGCGGTGAGCCGCATGCGCGGTACCCCCGGCACTCCCGTCACCCTCGGCATTCTCAGGGACGGCAGTCCCACCCCCCTCAAATTCCACCTGGTACGCGCCACCATCAAGACGCGCAGCCTGAAGGGCAGGCTTCTCGAGCCGGGGTTCGCCTACATTGCCATCGCCGAGTTCCAGGAGCGGACGGCAGAGGATTTCAAGGCGGCACTTCAGAGACTCCATGCGGAGAATGGGGGGCCTTTCCGGGGGCTGATACTCGACCTGCGCTACAATCCAGGAGGGCTCGTGGAACAGGCTTTCCTGGTGGCTGACCGCTTCATTGGCGAAGGAGCCTCCGAAAACGGCCTCATCGTCACCACGAAGGGGCGCGAGCCCTCCTCCGAGAGGAGCCTCAGCGCCTACATGGGGAAGAAGGAGCCGCACTACCCGATGGTCGTGCTGGTGAACGGCGGTAGCGCAAGCGCCTCCGAGATCGTCGCGGGCGCGTTGCAGGACCACAAGCGCGCAGTCATCATGGGGACGCAGAGCTTTGGCAAGGGCTCCGTACAGTCGATCATGCAGCTTCGGAACGGAGACGGGCTGAAACTCACCACTGCGCGCTACTACACCCCGAGCGGGCGCTCCATCCAGGCAAAAGGGATCACCCCCGACATCGTCGTGGAGATGCGGAAGCAGGCCCCGGTAAAGAAAAAGGATGAGGACGAGCTCCGTGAGAAGGACCTGGACGGCCATATGCTGGAGCTTGACGACCATCCGGCAAAAGGAACGGCGAAGGCCGTGGAACTGAAGGAGAGCGAAATTCTGGCAAAGGACTACCAACTCTCCCGCGCGCTGGAACTCCTCAAAGGGGTGGACCTGATGGGGGCGTCGCTGAAAAAATAG
- the mtaB gene encoding tRNA (N(6)-L-threonylcarbamoyladenosine(37)-C(2))-methylthiotransferase MtaB, giving the protein MKKVAITTLGCKTNQFESAAMTEALQKDGFCIVPFTDPADIYIINSCSVTAKTDAESRRLIRKGMKQNPSARIVVTGCYAQLSAAEILDLGVHLVIGNSEKRDLVRILREADGEPRALVGDISEQQSEDGLALETFAEHTRAFLQVQNGCNASCAYCIVPKARGRSRSVAPERVLEGVAAFAAKGFREVVLSGIHLGAYGLDLSPATDLLALLKEIEKQGVIGRLRIGSVEPTEMTPELISFVTASPIVCQHLHIPLQSGSDAVLERMNRGYEKALFREVTESLAQSSPDICIGADVIAGFPGESDEEFEEGYTFLESLPLAYLHVFPFSSRPGTPAATMKPQVPAATIKERALRLRQLSDRKKESYYRSFLGRTVQVLIQKEQKGVRGLSRNYIPVQIEGVEPPQNSEVSVLVTRVQGDHLVGKVVTVSLHA; this is encoded by the coding sequence ATGAAGAAAGTAGCCATCACCACACTCGGTTGCAAGACGAACCAGTTCGAGTCAGCGGCCATGACCGAAGCGTTGCAGAAGGACGGCTTCTGCATCGTCCCCTTCACCGACCCCGCCGACATCTACATCATCAACAGCTGCAGCGTGACGGCAAAGACCGATGCGGAGTCGCGCCGCCTGATCAGGAAGGGGATGAAGCAGAACCCCTCCGCCCGGATCGTGGTCACCGGCTGTTACGCTCAGCTCTCCGCCGCGGAGATTCTTGATCTCGGCGTGCACCTGGTGATCGGCAACAGCGAGAAGCGGGACCTGGTGAGGATCCTTCGGGAGGCGGACGGGGAGCCGCGGGCGCTGGTGGGGGATATCTCCGAGCAGCAGTCCGAAGACGGGCTGGCACTGGAGACATTCGCGGAGCATACCCGCGCCTTTCTCCAGGTGCAGAACGGATGCAATGCCAGTTGTGCCTACTGCATCGTGCCGAAGGCGCGCGGGAGGAGCAGGAGTGTCGCACCGGAGCGGGTCCTGGAAGGGGTGGCGGCATTCGCTGCCAAGGGATTCAGGGAGGTCGTTCTCTCGGGGATCCACCTCGGCGCCTACGGGCTCGATCTCTCTCCCGCGACCGATCTCCTGGCACTCCTGAAGGAGATCGAGAAGCAGGGGGTGATCGGGCGTCTGAGGATCGGATCGGTGGAGCCGACGGAGATGACGCCGGAACTTATCTCCTTTGTAACTGCGTCTCCTATCGTGTGCCAGCATCTGCATATCCCGCTGCAAAGCGGCAGCGATGCCGTTCTGGAGCGGATGAACCGCGGCTACGAGAAGGCGCTCTTTCGCGAGGTGACGGAGTCACTGGCGCAGAGCTCCCCCGATATCTGCATCGGGGCCGACGTCATCGCAGGCTTTCCGGGCGAGAGTGATGAGGAGTTCGAGGAAGGGTACACCTTTCTGGAGTCGCTCCCGCTCGCGTACCTGCACGTATTCCCCTTCTCATCCCGCCCCGGCACGCCTGCTGCGACCATGAAACCCCAGGTACCGGCTGCAACGATCAAGGAGCGTGCGCTCCGCCTGCGGCAGCTCTCGGACAGGAAGAAGGAGTCGTACTACCGGTCTTTTCTGGGGCGGACAGTGCAGGTACTGATTCAGAAGGAACAAAAAGGGGTGAGGGGGCTATCGAGAAACTACATCCCCGTGCAGATCGAAGGGGTCGAGCCCCCGCAAAACAGCGAGGTGAGTGTGCTTGTCACCAGGGTGCAGGGGGATCATCTCGTGGGGAAGGTCGTGACTGTGTCACTTCATGCCTGA
- the cysE gene encoding serine O-acetyltransferase, which produces MFARLKSDIRAVFDRDPAARSVLEVIFCYPGLHAVWFHRISNWLWKREFFFLGRFVSHLARFLTGIEIHPGATIGKGFFIDHGMGVVIGETAEIGDNVTLYHGVTLGGVSWEKVKRHPTLEDNVVVGSGAKVLGPFTVGKDSKVGSNAVVVKEVPPNSTVVGIPGRVVMATERPQERMDLEHGRMPDPEAKAISCLFDQLRELERKYSILAAEHEELKKRVDQELPAELRSKKSAGIA; this is translated from the coding sequence ATGTTTGCACGATTGAAATCGGACATAAGGGCAGTCTTTGACAGGGATCCCGCGGCACGCAGCGTGCTCGAGGTCATCTTCTGTTACCCGGGACTCCACGCCGTCTGGTTTCACCGCATCTCGAACTGGTTGTGGAAGAGGGAGTTTTTCTTTCTCGGCCGCTTCGTTTCCCACCTGGCGCGCTTTCTTACCGGCATCGAAATCCATCCCGGTGCCACCATCGGAAAAGGGTTCTTCATCGACCACGGCATGGGAGTCGTCATCGGGGAGACTGCCGAGATCGGTGACAACGTCACCCTGTACCACGGCGTAACGCTCGGGGGGGTAAGCTGGGAGAAGGTGAAGCGCCACCCGACGCTGGAGGACAACGTCGTGGTCGGTTCCGGCGCGAAGGTGCTGGGTCCCTTCACGGTCGGCAAAGACAGCAAGGTCGGATCAAACGCCGTAGTGGTGAAAGAGGTCCCGCCCAATTCCACCGTCGTCGGCATCCCCGGGCGCGTGGTGATGGCGACCGAAAGGCCGCAGGAGCGGATGGACCTGGAGCACGGCAGGATGCCGGACCCGGAGGCAAAGGCGATCTCCTGCCTCTTCGACCAGCTCAGGGAACTGGAACGTAAATACAGCATCCTCGCGGCTGAACATGAGGAACTCAAGAAGCGCGTAGACCAGGAACTTCCGGCCGAACTCCGCAGCAAGAAGAGCGCTGGAATCGCCTGA
- a CDS encoding glycosyltransferase produces the protein MAALHRYQQTRGIRGVWRIEGYDRGGFDGCVVIPALAESERLFATLHSLALNPAPLLERFLVVVVVNHREDAAAEQKEDNRHTLQRLRDGFPPLNLALVDAAGDGLELPAKTGGVGLARKIGMDLALSRLTENAIIACLDADTTVEQSYLPAILTHFADHSAAGGAVLPFRHQKGESLREERAITLYELFLRHYVLGLTFAGSPYAFHTVGSAMACTVPSYIKMGGMNSRSAAEDFYFLQHLQKTAGVSRLRGSTVHPAARSSHRVPFGTGKSVSQIVHHGEGWQTFYSVDCFLILKEWLHLVQEQTGLSGRELLCCSRRISRHLTAHLEELHFEEVWERLSRNAHDTNSLLRAFHCWFDGLKTVRLVHRLCHRFPRQAAAQAVPDLLAVAGFPAVGDEEAQLDLLRDLQNGTD, from the coding sequence GTGGCAGCTCTCCACCGCTACCAGCAAACGCGCGGCATCCGTGGCGTCTGGCGCATCGAAGGATACGACAGGGGCGGCTTCGACGGCTGCGTCGTCATCCCCGCGCTGGCGGAATCGGAGCGCCTCTTTGCCACGCTCCATTCCCTGGCCCTGAACCCGGCACCGCTACTGGAACGTTTCCTCGTCGTCGTGGTGGTGAACCATCGGGAGGATGCGGCAGCGGAGCAAAAGGAAGACAACCGGCACACCCTGCAGCGCCTGCGAGACGGCTTCCCCCCTTTGAACCTCGCCCTTGTCGATGCGGCAGGGGATGGGCTGGAGCTCCCGGCGAAGACGGGGGGAGTCGGGCTGGCGCGAAAGATCGGCATGGACCTCGCCCTATCCCGCCTCACCGAAAACGCCATCATCGCCTGCCTCGATGCCGACACCACCGTTGAGCAGAGTTATCTCCCCGCCATTCTTACCCATTTCGCCGACCACAGCGCCGCCGGTGGCGCGGTCCTCCCCTTCCGGCACCAGAAGGGGGAAAGTCTCCGGGAGGAGCGGGCGATAACCCTCTACGAGCTCTTCCTGCGCCACTACGTACTCGGCCTGACCTTTGCCGGGTCGCCGTACGCCTTCCACACCGTCGGGAGCGCCATGGCCTGCACCGTCCCCTCATACATCAAAATGGGAGGGATGAACAGCCGCAGCGCCGCCGAGGACTTCTACTTCCTCCAGCACCTGCAAAAGACCGCCGGGGTGAGCCGGCTGCGCGGCAGCACGGTGCACCCGGCGGCGCGCAGCTCGCACCGAGTTCCCTTCGGGACAGGTAAGAGTGTGTCGCAGATCGTCCACCACGGTGAAGGGTGGCAGACCTTCTACAGCGTCGACTGCTTCCTCATTCTCAAGGAGTGGCTCCACCTGGTGCAGGAACAAACCGGTCTTTCCGGCCGAGAGCTCCTCTGTTGCAGCAGGAGGATTAGCCGCCACCTCACGGCTCACCTGGAGGAGCTTCACTTCGAGGAAGTGTGGGAGCGGCTCTCCCGCAACGCCCACGACACTAACTCTCTGCTGCGCGCCTTTCACTGCTGGTTTGACGGGCTAAAGACCGTCCGGCTTGTCCATCGGCTCTGCCACCGTTTCCCACGACAAGCTGCGGCGCAGGCCGTTCCCGACCTCCTTGCCGTGGCAGGATTTCCGGCCGTCGGGGACGAAGAGGCGCAGCTCGACCTGTTGAGGGATCTGCAGAACGGCACGGACTGA
- the miaA gene encoding tRNA (adenosine(37)-N6)-dimethylallyltransferase MiaA, with product MQHYNLLAVVGATASGKTRLGVALARVLQGEIISADSRQVYCGLDLGTGKDLHEYGEVPYHLIDIASPGTEFNLFDFQRHFFLAFTDISSRSRLPILVGGSGMYLDCVLRSYRLAEVPANRVLRAELASLSMDELIARLKGATDRLHNTTDLTDRDRLVRAIEIAEAPAAREDAFPEVRPLVLGIRWERAALRERITARLKERLEAGLVEEVRELLSAGVSHEKLDFLGLEYRYLGRHLKGELSRNDMFQKLNSAIHDFAKKQENWFRRMEKHGTVIHWVEGAGDPLSEALALIERLDVDPEPPRSSTP from the coding sequence ATGCAGCACTACAACCTCCTCGCGGTAGTGGGCGCGACAGCTTCCGGAAAGACAAGGCTCGGCGTCGCCCTCGCGCGGGTGCTACAGGGGGAGATCATCTCCGCCGACTCGCGCCAGGTCTACTGCGGGCTCGATCTTGGGACCGGTAAGGATCTCCACGAATACGGAGAGGTCCCCTACCACCTGATCGACATAGCCTCCCCCGGCACCGAATTCAACCTCTTCGACTTCCAACGCCACTTCTTCCTCGCCTTTACCGATATCTCGTCCCGTAGCCGCCTGCCGATCCTCGTCGGGGGGAGCGGCATGTACCTCGACTGCGTGCTGCGCTCCTACCGGCTCGCGGAGGTCCCGGCAAATCGTGTGCTGCGCGCCGAGCTCGCGTCCCTTTCCATGGACGAGCTGATCGCCCGGCTGAAGGGCGCCACCGACCGGCTCCACAACACCACCGACCTCACCGACCGCGACAGACTGGTCCGCGCCATTGAGATCGCGGAGGCGCCCGCTGCGCGGGAGGACGCGTTCCCGGAAGTGCGACCGCTGGTCCTCGGGATACGGTGGGAGCGCGCCGCGCTGAGGGAGCGGATCACGGCCCGCCTGAAGGAGCGGCTCGAGGCCGGGCTGGTAGAGGAGGTGCGGGAACTCCTCTCAGCGGGGGTGAGCCACGAAAAGCTCGACTTCCTCGGCCTGGAATACCGCTACCTCGGGAGGCACCTCAAGGGGGAGCTCTCCCGCAACGACATGTTCCAAAAGCTGAACAGCGCAATCCACGACTTCGCCAAGAAACAGGAGAACTGGTTTCGCCGCATGGAAAAGCACGGCACCGTGATCCACTGGGTGGAAGGGGCCGGTGATCCCCTCTCCGAGGCGCTGGCACTCATCGAGCGGCTCGACGTAGATCCGGAGCCCCCGCGGAGTTCTACCCCGTGA
- a CDS encoding DUF502 domain-containing protein gives MEQLLRHLKGKFAAGLFIVIPVGITLFILKFLFNFADGILGSYLDYLLSAITHREYHMPGLGMLTGMVVIYLCGILATNVMGTRILRWWDEWLSRIPLVKSIYTSSKQLTKVFKEGKTSYRRAVFVEWPRKGVLAVGFVTAEVVRDGAKLVVVYVPTMPNPTSGFALFFREEDVSDSGMTVEEAVKFVVSGGAVVPELKPEGATCDMIGSDLG, from the coding sequence ATGGAACAGTTACTGAGACATCTGAAGGGGAAATTCGCGGCGGGGCTTTTCATTGTCATCCCGGTCGGCATCACACTCTTCATCCTGAAGTTCCTATTCAACTTCGCCGACGGCATCCTCGGCAGCTATCTCGACTATCTCCTGAGCGCCATAACGCACCGCGAGTACCACATGCCGGGGCTCGGCATGCTGACCGGCATGGTGGTGATCTACCTTTGCGGCATTCTCGCCACCAACGTCATGGGGACGCGGATCCTCAGGTGGTGGGACGAGTGGCTCTCCAGGATCCCGCTGGTAAAGTCGATCTACACCTCCAGCAAGCAGCTGACCAAGGTCTTCAAGGAGGGGAAGACTTCCTACCGCAGGGCCGTATTCGTGGAGTGGCCGCGCAAAGGGGTGCTTGCCGTCGGCTTTGTCACCGCCGAGGTGGTGCGCGACGGCGCAAAGCTGGTGGTGGTGTACGTCCCGACGATGCCCAATCCTACCTCCGGTTTCGCCCTCTTCTTCAGGGAGGAGGATGTCTCCGACAGCGGGATGACCGTGGAGGAAGCGGTGAAGTTCGTGGTCTCCGGCGGCGCCGTGGTGCCGGAGCTGAAGCCGGAGGGCGCCACCTGCGACATGATCGGAAGCGACCTCGGCTGA